The proteins below come from a single Fodinicurvata sp. EGI_FJ10296 genomic window:
- a CDS encoding DUF1285 domain-containing protein produces the protein MSSPIDDRRTMINSSENRGHGVEKAPDSAAGGGQNAGPAFDIRIAADGTWYHEGAPIRRLAIAKLFATVLTRDDNGDYWLVTPAEKGRIEVEDAPFVAVELTIEGDGPGRILRFRTNLDHQVEVGRDHPIRVAHDSATGEPRPYVRVKEGLEALIVRSVYYQLVEVAEPHAGRIGVWSKNTFHPLDQDS, from the coding sequence ATGAGTAGCCCGATCGACGACCGTCGCACAATGATCAACTCGTCCGAGAACCGCGGCCACGGCGTCGAAAAGGCGCCGGACAGCGCTGCGGGCGGCGGCCAGAACGCGGGGCCGGCCTTCGATATCCGAATCGCGGCCGACGGCACCTGGTATCACGAAGGGGCGCCGATCCGGCGATTGGCGATCGCGAAGCTATTCGCGACGGTTCTGACTCGCGATGACAATGGCGATTACTGGCTGGTGACGCCGGCCGAGAAGGGGCGGATCGAGGTCGAGGACGCCCCCTTCGTCGCTGTGGAGCTGACGATCGAAGGCGATGGTCCGGGCCGGATCCTGAGGTTCCGGACCAATCTTGACCATCAGGTCGAGGTCGGCCGGGATCACCCGATCCGGGTTGCTCACGATTCAGCTACCGGCGAACCGCGACCATACGTCAGGGTGAAGGAGGGGCTGGAAGCCTTGATCGTGCGTTCGGTATACTACCAACTGGTCGAGGTCGCAGAGCCGCACGCGGGCCGAATCGGTGTATGGAGCAAGAACACATTCCATCCGCTTGACCAGGATTCGTGA
- a CDS encoding MoxR family ATPase, with protein sequence MQSRFSDASSDEDRSLLATGPGSGVDSAFGAGETPIDLVAQAERVADQLSRLRGMIGRVIFGQEAVVEQALTTFLAGGHALLIGVPGLAKTRLVETLCTAAGLEGRRVQCTPDLMPADILGSEVLDEDEDGRRHFRFIPGPVFCQLLMADEINRASPRTQSALLQAMQERSISVAGQTHDLPRPFHVLATQNPIEQEGTYPLPEAQLDRFLMQIDVDYPDADAERSLLIATTGAEEDPVRPVMDAEALLAAQTLVRRTPVGESVVDAILTIVRQGRPETTDIDSVSRFVAWGPGPRAGQALMLACRARALLQGRFAPSVDDIVALAAPILKHRMALTFAARADGRTVDDVVADLCQRIV encoded by the coding sequence ATGCAATCTCGGTTTTCAGACGCCTCCTCCGACGAGGATCGCTCTTTGCTTGCAACGGGGCCCGGGTCGGGAGTCGACTCCGCTTTCGGGGCGGGTGAGACCCCGATCGATCTCGTTGCCCAGGCGGAGCGGGTGGCCGACCAGCTCTCTCGTCTGCGGGGTATGATCGGGCGCGTGATTTTCGGCCAGGAGGCCGTCGTCGAACAGGCGCTGACGACGTTCCTTGCCGGGGGGCATGCGCTGCTGATCGGCGTGCCGGGTCTGGCAAAGACACGGCTGGTCGAAACCCTGTGCACCGCCGCCGGTCTGGAAGGGCGGCGCGTTCAATGCACGCCCGACCTGATGCCGGCCGATATCCTCGGCTCCGAAGTTCTCGACGAAGACGAGGACGGCCGCCGGCATTTCCGCTTCATACCGGGGCCGGTGTTCTGCCAGCTGCTGATGGCCGACGAGATCAACCGTGCCAGCCCGAGAACGCAATCCGCTTTGCTTCAGGCGATGCAGGAACGCAGCATTTCCGTGGCCGGGCAGACCCATGACCTTCCACGCCCGTTCCATGTGCTGGCGACGCAGAATCCGATCGAGCAGGAAGGCACTTATCCGCTGCCCGAGGCGCAGCTCGACAGGTTTCTGATGCAGATCGACGTCGATTACCCCGATGCCGATGCCGAACGATCGTTGCTGATCGCCACGACCGGCGCCGAGGAAGATCCCGTGCGCCCGGTCATGGATGCCGAAGCGCTGCTGGCCGCACAGACGCTTGTCAGACGGACACCCGTGGGCGAAAGCGTCGTTGATGCCATTCTGACCATCGTGCGCCAGGGACGGCCCGAGACGACCGATATTGACAGCGTCAGCCGCTTCGTCGCCTGGGGCCCCGGTCCGCGCGCGGGCCAGGCGCTCATGCTCGCCTGCCGGGCCAGGGCTCTGCTGCAAGGGCGGTTCGCCCCGTCGGTCGACGATATCGTCGCTCTCGCCGCCCCTATTCTGAAGCACAGGATGGCGCTGACCTTCGCGGCGCGGGCCGATGGGCGAACCGTCGACGATGTCGTCGCCGACCTCTGTCAGCGCATCGTATGA
- a CDS encoding DUF4159 domain-containing protein, which produces MTTLGTIPGIPVWGSLVFVMPWILAALAVLPIIYWLLKATPPSPRRVTFPAIRLLLDLRTQEETPDRTPLWLLALRLLVAALIIVALARPILNPGDDLPGTGPVLVVVDNGWAAAAGWDDRQEALSSIIDRAARQDRRIAILPTAPAADATPASAPRAVRADDADDIAAGLAPLPWPVDRAAAAEALAEFETGSGVHSIWLSDGLDAPGTDTLATVLADMGSVQATVPDTTQTARLLAPPDLDTRQLTVPVHRSSAGDEEEVAIRLIAADGRLLDQRPARFAEDATTASASFDLPADLRNEAVRAEIDGAFTAGAVALLDERWRRRPVGIVGDPSDSGAQPLLDEYHYLSSALEPFSDIRTGSLTDLADGGAAVIMVPDSVPLSLADRQRAEEFARTGGIVVRFAGPRLAVAEDPLVPVPLRSGDRILSGALTWSEPMALAPFDDASPFAGLSAPEDIRVERQVLAQPTGDLASRSWARLEDGTPLVTAVRRDDGWLVLLHTTATPEWSNLPLTGVFVEMLQRLVALSEGRSTATDANEAATLDPLQTLAANGQLGPAPPTALPIAVASLGEPQIGPRHPPGFYGTADARRAVSLGAGVAPPAPLVFEPEGIATASYETAPEIDLMPWLLTAALCLLVIDGIVALVLRGLVPFGERVAQPGGTGTVGSLLIAIMIAGIGAGAGIGAGTIMVLSAESARADTGVTDDRTLRAATNTYLAYVETGMPGVDDVSRSGLEALAAVLRGRTSVDAAGAMAVNPASDDLTFFPLIYWPVPPEHPDLSSEAVDRVNDYLAHGGMIVFDTRDRGLSTQGFGGTPAGRRLQSLAGTLDIPALERVPEDHVLTRAFYLLQDFPGRYAEGDVWVETPAERVNDGVSGVVIGGNDWASAWARDDTGRAMYPIAGGGERQREMSYRFGVNLVIYALTGNYKADQVHVPAILERLTQ; this is translated from the coding sequence ATGACCACCCTTGGGACCATCCCTGGTATCCCGGTCTGGGGCTCCCTGGTTTTTGTCATGCCATGGATCCTCGCGGCACTGGCCGTGCTGCCGATCATTTACTGGCTGCTGAAAGCCACGCCGCCATCGCCGCGACGCGTGACCTTTCCGGCCATCCGACTGCTGCTCGATCTGCGCACACAGGAGGAAACGCCCGATCGAACGCCCTTGTGGCTCCTGGCTCTGCGCCTGCTCGTGGCGGCATTGATCATCGTCGCCCTGGCCCGGCCGATCCTCAATCCCGGCGACGATCTGCCAGGAACCGGTCCGGTTCTGGTGGTTGTCGATAACGGCTGGGCCGCAGCCGCCGGGTGGGACGACCGTCAGGAGGCTTTGTCGTCGATCATCGACCGCGCCGCCCGACAGGACCGCCGGATTGCCATACTGCCGACCGCACCCGCTGCGGATGCGACGCCCGCCTCGGCGCCGCGTGCCGTCCGTGCCGACGACGCCGACGACATTGCGGCGGGTCTGGCGCCGCTTCCCTGGCCGGTGGACCGGGCAGCGGCGGCCGAGGCATTGGCCGAATTCGAGACGGGCAGCGGCGTGCATTCGATCTGGCTCAGCGACGGCCTGGATGCGCCGGGAACCGATACGCTGGCCACCGTTCTGGCAGACATGGGCAGCGTTCAGGCGACGGTGCCCGACACGACCCAAACAGCCCGGCTGTTGGCGCCGCCTGATCTGGACACTCGGCAGTTAACGGTTCCCGTTCATCGGTCATCGGCGGGCGACGAGGAAGAAGTGGCGATTCGTCTGATTGCCGCCGATGGCCGGCTTCTGGACCAGCGACCGGCACGCTTCGCCGAAGATGCGACGACGGCGAGTGCATCCTTCGATCTTCCGGCTGACCTGCGCAACGAAGCGGTTCGGGCCGAGATCGACGGCGCCTTTACGGCCGGGGCGGTCGCCCTGCTTGACGAACGGTGGCGCCGGCGGCCTGTCGGGATTGTCGGCGATCCCTCCGACAGCGGCGCTCAGCCGCTTCTTGACGAGTATCACTATTTGTCCAGCGCTCTTGAGCCGTTCAGCGACATCCGGACCGGCTCGCTGACGGACCTGGCTGACGGCGGGGCGGCCGTTATCATGGTGCCGGACAGCGTCCCGCTCTCCCTGGCCGACCGGCAGAGGGCCGAAGAATTCGCCCGGACCGGCGGCATCGTCGTTCGCTTCGCCGGCCCCCGGCTCGCTGTCGCCGAAGATCCGCTGGTGCCGGTGCCGTTGCGATCCGGCGACCGTATTCTGTCGGGTGCCCTCACGTGGTCCGAGCCGATGGCGCTCGCCCCGTTTGATGACGCCAGCCCGTTCGCCGGCCTGTCGGCACCGGAGGACATACGGGTCGAACGTCAGGTTCTCGCCCAGCCCACCGGCGACCTCGCGTCCCGGAGCTGGGCGCGGCTTGAGGATGGAACCCCGCTGGTGACGGCCGTGCGGCGTGACGACGGCTGGCTCGTCCTGCTTCACACCACCGCAACGCCTGAATGGTCCAACCTGCCACTGACCGGCGTTTTCGTCGAAATGCTTCAGCGTCTGGTCGCCCTGTCCGAAGGCCGGTCGACAGCAACCGATGCAAACGAAGCAGCCACGCTGGACCCGCTGCAGACGCTGGCCGCAAACGGTCAGCTCGGCCCGGCCCCGCCGACGGCGCTGCCGATTGCCGTCGCATCCCTGGGCGAGCCACAAATCGGCCCGCGGCATCCGCCGGGCTTTTATGGAACCGCCGATGCGCGGCGCGCGGTCAGCCTCGGCGCCGGTGTGGCACCGCCCGCACCGCTCGTGTTCGAACCGGAAGGCATTGCCACGGCAAGTTATGAGACGGCGCCCGAGATCGATCTCATGCCCTGGCTTCTGACAGCCGCGCTGTGCCTGCTTGTTATCGACGGTATCGTGGCTCTGGTGCTGCGTGGTCTCGTGCCGTTCGGCGAGCGCGTTGCGCAGCCGGGCGGCACCGGAACCGTCGGGAGTCTGCTGATCGCCATCATGATCGCCGGCATCGGGGCCGGAGCGGGAATCGGAGCCGGGACCATCATGGTACTGTCGGCCGAAAGCGCCCGGGCGGACACAGGCGTCACCGACGACCGGACACTGAGGGCGGCAACGAACACCTATCTCGCCTATGTGGAAACCGGCATGCCAGGTGTTGATGACGTCAGCCGATCCGGGCTTGAGGCTTTGGCGGCGGTCCTGCGGGGCCGGACATCGGTCGACGCGGCCGGCGCGATGGCGGTCAACCCGGCCAGCGATGACCTGACGTTCTTTCCATTGATCTACTGGCCGGTGCCCCCTGAACATCCCGACCTGTCGTCCGAAGCGGTCGACCGGGTAAACGACTATCTGGCCCATGGCGGAATGATCGTCTTCGATACCCGCGATCGCGGATTATCGACACAGGGGTTCGGTGGAACGCCTGCCGGGCGAAGACTGCAGAGTCTGGCCGGCACCCTGGACATCCCCGCCCTGGAGCGGGTGCCCGAGGACCACGTTCTGACCCGGGCCTTTTATTTGCTGCAGGATTTTCCAGGTCGTTATGCTGAAGGAGACGTCTGGGTCGAGACGCCCGCCGAACGGGTCAACGACGGCGTTTCCGGCGTCGTCATCGGCGGCAATGACTGGGCTTCGGCCTGGGCCCGCGACGACACCGGACGAGCGATGTATCCGATCGCCGGCGGCGGCGAACGCCAGCGCGAAATGTCCTACCGCTTCGGCGTCAATCTCGTGATCTACGCTTTGACAGGCAACTACAAGGCCGATCAGGTCCACGTACCGGCGATCCTCGAAAGGCTGACGCAATGA
- a CDS encoding PAS domain S-box protein — protein MFSQISADATLFSIASPDSTALSTSLDRYHAAAIEDARRRFTELSIEETAAVCGYRSLSLKGTLFDYRHLFLETPSQPIGILTLAATGPAADFEIDSPEFGILLNLFVIAMIRMERSAILSGLTTASAASSGRTALEDIAHNASEALGADIVLIGETRPECEAVDVRAIVDRRGPRHITSYPLAGSPCGTIVPDQCLIVANDVAHHYPHDAMLAEDGIKGYAGLGLQDADGRSIGLLVALFRDRIILRHRIEKVIRTFAQRAGSEILRERTERSHADMQQRLKQIVDEIPDGLVVLDGHGRIAFCNPAGSEIFETSSAELVGARICERLGVSADALPTSGSAADHKSGNVPDPRPVGAKASDLVGRILFAPNLGKWLSLRGYANQDNRTLFLRDISEYAEREKRYQELSTLNRRFLECSPDIITTIDRQRRLVFVSDRCRDVLGYEPSEMIGRHTWEFIHSEDQELTARHAADNRTHEGTGTVENRYLRKDGTAVPILWASVWSDEDDMGFAVGRDMSPWRQMELRVREAQRVEALGRLTGGISHDFNNLLAVVMGNAEMLADALEGQESMARMANLILSAAARGRDLNERLLTFARQKALTPAVVDLAELLERFEPLIQQAIGPRIRLALRFAPDLPAVTVDVTQLEAAVLNLAINARDAMPRGGVLGIRASRTDIYQEEQIDSGILAPGPYVRLSVSDSGTGMTDDVRRRAFDPFFSTKDASKGSGLGLSTIHGFMNQSGGGISIDTAPDIGTVVHLHFPAPQIQDASGRSRPGAPDEKTDRNAVSQTDAPLPSSMPVAAGSAEQTCILVVEDDPMVWEYVTGLLEGRGYDVVAAETATQALTILERRIAGAHDPGNGHPVDLVLSDIVLPDGMDGIALARRLRDLYPGIPILLTTGYYQNAGAQTSDGLAEAGLGDVEIIRKPYRPGDLTSKIAEVMKQQLS, from the coding sequence TTGTTCAGCCAGATATCCGCTGACGCAACTTTATTCAGCATCGCGTCCCCTGATTCTACGGCACTTTCGACCTCACTGGACCGCTACCATGCCGCCGCGATCGAAGACGCACGACGGCGGTTTACGGAATTGAGCATCGAGGAAACAGCCGCGGTTTGTGGATATCGCAGTCTGTCGCTCAAGGGGACGCTGTTCGACTATCGGCATCTGTTTCTGGAAACACCGTCCCAACCGATTGGCATCCTGACGCTCGCCGCGACCGGGCCGGCCGCGGACTTTGAGATCGACAGCCCCGAATTCGGGATCCTGCTGAACCTGTTCGTTATCGCGATGATCCGAATGGAACGCAGCGCAATTCTCAGCGGATTGACGACAGCGTCGGCCGCGTCAAGCGGCAGAACGGCACTGGAGGACATTGCCCATAATGCGAGCGAGGCCCTTGGTGCAGATATCGTCCTGATCGGCGAGACGCGCCCGGAATGCGAGGCCGTCGACGTCCGGGCGATCGTTGATCGACGCGGCCCCCGGCACATCACGTCGTATCCGCTCGCCGGATCGCCGTGCGGGACCATTGTGCCTGATCAATGTCTGATCGTCGCCAATGACGTGGCGCACCATTACCCGCACGACGCCATGCTCGCCGAAGATGGCATCAAGGGTTACGCGGGGCTTGGACTTCAGGACGCAGACGGCAGAAGCATCGGCCTTCTTGTTGCCCTGTTCCGCGACCGCATCATTCTTCGCCATCGGATAGAGAAAGTTATCCGGACCTTCGCCCAGCGTGCCGGATCCGAAATCCTGCGGGAACGAACCGAACGCTCGCACGCCGATATGCAGCAACGTCTGAAGCAGATCGTGGACGAGATCCCGGACGGACTTGTCGTCCTGGACGGTCACGGCCGCATCGCCTTCTGCAACCCGGCCGGCTCCGAAATCTTCGAAACATCGTCGGCGGAACTCGTTGGCGCGCGGATTTGCGAACGACTGGGGGTTTCGGCGGACGCGCTTCCGACATCCGGCTCCGCCGCAGACCACAAGTCGGGTAATGTGCCGGATCCCAGGCCCGTGGGTGCCAAGGCTTCCGATCTTGTAGGGCGAATTCTGTTTGCACCGAACCTCGGCAAGTGGCTCTCGCTGCGCGGCTATGCCAATCAGGACAACCGGACGCTGTTCTTGCGGGATATCAGCGAATACGCCGAACGGGAAAAACGGTATCAGGAGCTCTCGACCCTCAATCGGCGGTTCCTGGAATGCTCGCCTGACATCATTACCACCATCGATCGACAGAGGCGGCTCGTCTTTGTCAGCGATCGGTGCCGGGATGTGCTGGGATACGAACCCTCGGAGATGATCGGCCGCCATACCTGGGAATTCATACATTCCGAGGATCAGGAACTCACCGCACGTCATGCCGCCGACAACCGCACCCACGAGGGGACGGGCACGGTCGAGAACCGCTATCTTCGGAAGGACGGCACTGCAGTGCCCATACTGTGGGCATCGGTCTGGTCAGACGAAGACGACATGGGTTTCGCCGTCGGCCGTGACATGTCCCCCTGGCGTCAGATGGAATTGCGCGTCCGCGAGGCGCAACGGGTCGAAGCGCTTGGCCGTCTGACCGGCGGCATCTCCCATGACTTCAACAATCTCCTTGCCGTGGTCATGGGCAACGCCGAGATGCTGGCCGATGCGCTCGAAGGTCAGGAATCAATGGCGCGCATGGCCAACCTGATACTGTCGGCCGCCGCGCGCGGGCGCGATCTGAACGAGCGCCTGCTGACCTTCGCGCGCCAGAAAGCGCTGACGCCGGCCGTTGTCGATCTGGCTGAATTGCTCGAACGATTCGAACCCCTGATCCAGCAGGCCATCGGTCCGCGCATTCGGCTGGCGCTGCGCTTTGCGCCGGATCTGCCGGCAGTGACCGTCGATGTCACACAGCTTGAGGCCGCCGTCCTGAACCTGGCAATCAATGCGCGGGACGCCATGCCCCGGGGTGGCGTTCTGGGCATTCGCGCTTCCCGGACCGACATTTATCAGGAAGAGCAGATCGACAGCGGGATCCTCGCTCCCGGACCGTATGTTCGACTCTCGGTCAGCGACAGCGGAACCGGCATGACGGACGACGTTCGCAGACGAGCCTTTGACCCGTTCTTCAGCACCAAGGATGCCAGCAAGGGGTCCGGCCTGGGTCTCAGCACGATCCACGGTTTCATGAACCAGTCCGGGGGCGGGATCTCGATCGATACCGCGCCGGATATCGGCACCGTCGTCCATCTCCATTTTCCAGCGCCGCAAATTCAGGACGCCTCCGGAAGAAGCCGCCCCGGCGCCCCCGACGAAAAAACCGATCGAAACGCGGTTTCCCAAACCGATGCCCCGCTGCCGTCATCCATGCCGGTTGCCGCCGGCAGCGCTGAACAAACCTGCATTCTGGTCGTCGAGGATGACCCGATGGTCTGGGAATATGTCACCGGCCTTCTGGAGGGGCGGGGCTATGACGTTGTCGCCGCCGAAACCGCCACACAGGCGCTGACAATTCTGGAACGCCGCATCGCCGGTGCGCATGATCCGGGCAACGGCCATCCCGTCGACCTCGTCCTCAGCGATATCGTGCTGCCCGACGGCATGGACGGCATAGCCCTCGCCCGACGGCTGCGCGACCTTTATCCGGGCATTCCGATACTGCTGACGACCGGGTATTACCAGAATGCCGGTGCACAGACATCGGACGGATTGGCCGAGGCCGGTCTCGGCGACGTCGAAATCATCCGCAAACCATATCGGCCCGGCGATCTTACGTCGAAGATCGCCGAGGTGATGAAGCAGCAGTTGTCCTGA
- a CDS encoding autotransporter outer membrane beta-barrel domain-containing protein, which yields MGRIHRDGTAGLTVAGFGSESLRSRLGVEGRLDGSTLGIEGVTVTGRAAWSHELASPSSSLRVSLLGSDTFEVEGQSLPRNLAEAGLSLDAVLRNGVRLFAAHEG from the coding sequence ATTGGAAGGATTCACCGAGACGGCACCGCTGGTCTGACCGTGGCCGGTTTCGGCTCGGAAAGTCTGCGGTCCCGTCTGGGTGTCGAGGGGCGTCTGGACGGCAGTACGCTCGGTATCGAGGGGGTGACCGTCACCGGCCGGGCGGCATGGAGCCACGAACTGGCCTCGCCGTCATCCAGCCTTCGGGTATCGCTGCTGGGAAGCGATACGTTCGAAGTCGAGGGACAGTCGCTTCCGCGCAATCTGGCCGAGGCGGGCCTGTCTCTGGACGCTGTCCTTCGCAACGGCGTGAGGCTGTTCGCGGCGCATGAGGGATAG
- a CDS encoding DUF58 domain-containing protein: MISPITSIFDFIRRSGSRNNGRRSPGNAATAQGAVPGISVSRPEGWSPDKRQRYGAPDTPTARRQADAAAGMLPSLLVEAQYVASTVAQGVHGRRRVGPGESFWQFRRYTHGDTLARVDWRQSGKSRHVFVREYEWEASQTVALWRDSGASMTYRSMDTLPTKRHRTDVLVLGLALLLNRGGERIALLGAPAPPTAGRINLDRFASQLEGLGPIDDAALAAIPRHASAVLIGDFIDAPERVESALTTLAARSVHGHLLQVLDPAEATLPFTGRIRFRDVESPREMLVPRVQGIRSDYLRRLAERQDRLARAARRAGWTFAVHRTDHTVQAGLIYLYGALSGDPAITGVAGRSSATRR, from the coding sequence ATGATATCGCCGATCACATCGATATTCGACTTTATCCGGCGCAGTGGCAGCCGGAACAACGGGCGGCGATCGCCGGGCAACGCTGCAACGGCTCAGGGCGCCGTGCCGGGAATATCCGTTTCCCGGCCGGAAGGGTGGTCGCCGGACAAAAGGCAGCGCTACGGCGCCCCTGATACGCCGACTGCCCGCCGCCAGGCCGATGCCGCCGCCGGAATGCTGCCGTCGCTATTGGTCGAAGCGCAGTACGTCGCGTCGACGGTCGCGCAGGGCGTTCACGGCCGACGACGGGTCGGGCCGGGCGAGAGCTTCTGGCAGTTCCGTCGCTACACCCATGGCGACACGCTGGCCCGGGTGGATTGGCGGCAATCGGGCAAAAGCCGGCATGTTTTCGTTCGCGAGTACGAATGGGAGGCATCGCAGACTGTGGCGTTGTGGCGCGATTCGGGCGCCTCGATGACCTATCGGTCGATGGACACGCTGCCCACCAAGCGCCACCGCACCGACGTTCTGGTGCTGGGTCTGGCGCTACTCCTCAACCGGGGTGGCGAACGGATCGCATTGCTCGGCGCACCGGCCCCGCCCACCGCCGGACGGATCAATCTCGATCGCTTCGCCAGCCAGCTCGAAGGTCTGGGGCCGATCGACGACGCCGCCCTGGCGGCCATTCCCCGTCATGCTTCCGCGGTGCTGATCGGCGACTTCATCGACGCCCCCGAAAGGGTCGAATCGGCGTTGACGACGCTGGCCGCCCGTTCGGTACATGGACACCTTTTGCAAGTCCTGGACCCGGCTGAGGCAACATTGCCCTTTACCGGCCGGATACGCTTTCGCGACGTCGAATCGCCGCGGGAAATGCTCGTGCCTCGCGTTCAGGGAATACGATCGGACTATCTGCGCCGGCTGGCGGAGCGTCAGGACCGGCTGGCAAGGGCCGCCAGACGGGCGGGCTGGACCTTTGCAGTTCACCGCACGGATCACACCGTACAAGCCGGTCTGATCTATCTTTACGGGGCGCTTTCCGGCGATCCGGCGATAACGGGGGTTGCCGGCCGTTCGTCGGCGACCCGGCGATGA
- a CDS encoding urocanate hydratase, whose amino-acid sequence MAYAVSPPRHPDFPVPGGPTLRARGWRQEALLRLLENVLSVAEDPHNLVVYAALGRAARDWPALRAIVANLLAMDEDQTLIIQSGKPVGLLKTHAEAPLVIMANCNIVGQWAKADVFYDLQKKGLICWGGLTAGCWQYIGSQGVIQGTYEILMRIAEARFGGDLAGRFVLTAGLGGMGGAQPLAGKMAKAAILCVDVDADRAEKRREIGYLDRIAPDLETALSMIRQAAAEGAGLSVGLIGNAAEIYPEILARGVIPDVVTDQTSAHDLVFGYIPRGMSVAEVRGLRDTDPDRLIREGRASIAAHVQAMLGFQAAGAEVFDNGNLIRTQAKQGGVENAFDIPIFTEAYLRPLFCRAIGPFRWMVLSGAPEDIARIDDLVLDLFPDNRIVTNWIQLARAHVPFEGLPARIAWLGHGERTRLALAVNDLVRTGEVRAPVAFSRDHLDAAAMAHPNIMTENMADGSDAIADWPLLDAMTLCSSMADLVAVHSGGGGYAGYMTSAGVTVVADGTPAADRRIEHALTNDTALGVIRYADAGYDDARDAAGRHGIGLIRTEE is encoded by the coding sequence ATGGCCTACGCCGTTTCGCCCCCCCGCCATCCCGACTTCCCGGTTCCCGGCGGTCCGACCCTCCGCGCCCGGGGCTGGCGGCAGGAGGCGCTGTTGCGGCTGCTGGAGAATGTGCTGTCGGTGGCCGAGGATCCGCACAATCTGGTCGTTTACGCCGCGCTGGGCCGGGCGGCGCGCGATTGGCCGGCACTGAGGGCAATTGTAGCCAATCTGCTGGCAATGGACGAGGACCAGACCCTGATTATCCAGTCGGGCAAGCCGGTCGGGTTGTTGAAAACCCATGCCGAAGCGCCGCTGGTCATCATGGCCAACTGCAATATCGTCGGCCAGTGGGCGAAGGCCGATGTGTTCTACGATCTTCAGAAAAAGGGTCTGATCTGCTGGGGCGGCCTGACCGCCGGCTGTTGGCAATACATAGGCAGTCAGGGCGTCATCCAGGGGACCTACGAAATCCTGATGCGGATCGCCGAGGCGCGTTTCGGCGGCGATCTGGCGGGACGGTTCGTCCTGACCGCCGGTCTGGGCGGCATGGGCGGCGCGCAACCGTTGGCCGGAAAGATGGCGAAGGCCGCCATTCTCTGTGTCGACGTCGACGCTGACCGTGCGGAGAAACGCCGGGAAATCGGCTATCTCGACCGGATCGCGCCGGACCTGGAAACCGCGCTGTCGATGATCCGTCAGGCGGCTGCCGAGGGGGCTGGCCTTTCCGTCGGCCTGATCGGCAATGCGGCCGAGATTTACCCCGAGATATTGGCGCGCGGCGTCATCCCCGACGTGGTGACCGATCAGACATCGGCCCATGATCTGGTCTTCGGTTATATCCCCCGCGGCATGTCGGTGGCCGAGGTGCGCGGGTTGCGCGACACTGATCCTGACCGGCTGATCCGCGAGGGGCGAGCCTCGATCGCCGCCCATGTGCAGGCGATGCTGGGGTTCCAGGCCGCCGGGGCGGAGGTGTTCGACAACGGCAATCTCATCCGCACCCAGGCAAAACAGGGGGGTGTGGAGAACGCCTTCGACATTCCGATCTTCACCGAAGCCTATCTGCGGCCCCTGTTCTGCCGCGCGATCGGGCCATTCCGGTGGATGGTGCTGTCGGGCGCACCGGAAGACATTGCCCGGATCGACGATCTGGTACTGGACCTGTTTCCCGACAACCGGATCGTGACCAACTGGATCCAACTTGCCCGTGCGCATGTGCCGTTCGAAGGGCTACCCGCCCGCATCGCCTGGCTGGGGCATGGCGAGCGGACGCGCCTGGCGCTGGCGGTCAACGATCTGGTGCGAACGGGCGAGGTCCGGGCGCCGGTGGCCTTCTCCCGCGACCACCTTGATGCCGCGGCCATGGCGCACCCGAACATCATGACCGAGAACATGGCCGACGGCTCCGACGCGATCGCCGATTGGCCATTGCTCGACGCCATGACCCTGTGCTCCTCCATGGCCGATCTGGTGGCCGTGCATTCCGGCGGTGGCGGCTATGCCGGCTATATGACCAGCGCTGGTGTTACCGTGGTTGCCGACGGAACCCCGGCTGCGGACCGCCGCATCGAACATGCCTTGACCAATGATACCGCGCTGGGAGTGATCCGCTATGCCGATGCCGGCTACGACGACGCCCGCGACGCCGCCGGCCGACACGGAATCGGCCTGATCCGCACCGAGGAGTGA